From Nitrospirota bacterium, the proteins below share one genomic window:
- a CDS encoding BrnT family toxin, whose amino-acid sequence MKYFDWNDEKNEVLKKERGVSFEQVELAIASGDLLDRVRHPNQTKYPNQKVFLVLIEDYVYSVPYVEDDEKIFLKTIIPNSKATKKYWGGKK is encoded by the coding sequence ATGAAGTATTTTGATTGGAATGATGAAAAGAATGAGGTGCTCAAAAAAGAGCGGGGGGTCTCATTTGAGCAGGTTGAACTGGCAATCGCATCAGGCGATCTGCTTGACCGGGTGAGGCATCCCAATCAGACAAAATATCCGAATCAAAAGGTTTTTCTGGTGCTGATTGAAGATTATGTCTATTCTGTGCCTTATGTTGAGGATGACGAAAAGATCTTTTTAAAAACAATTATTCCGAACAGCAAGGCAACAAAGAAATATTGGGGAGGTAAAAAATGA
- a CDS encoding antitoxin, which produces MKKTAYLDKEERELAESLEKDEWVSDLDKKEKKKYETYARNSLNKQRRINIRMTERDLKKIRAKAIEEGIPYQSLISMLIHKFNEGKVTFSKKKHA; this is translated from the coding sequence ATGAAAAAGACAGCATATTTGGATAAAGAAGAAAGGGAATTGGCGGAATCGCTTGAAAAAGACGAATGGGTTTCCGATCTTGACAAGAAAGAGAAAAAGAAATATGAAACATATGCACGCAATAGTCTCAACAAACAGAGACGGATTAATATCCGAATGACAGAGCGGGATTTGAAGAAAATCAGGGCTAAAGCAATCGAAGAAGGGATACCCTATCAATCCCTGATTTCCATGCTCATTCACAAGTTCAACGAGGGAAAAGTTACCTTCAGCAAAAAGAAGCATGCCTAA
- a CDS encoding type II toxin-antitoxin system Phd/YefM family antitoxin, producing the protein MKFLSVRDLRGKSAQIWKELPAEREMVITSNGRPIAILAAITEANLEESLSAFRQARALEAVASLQLSSVELGTDKLSMEDIDAEIKAVRKKRAR; encoded by the coding sequence ATGAAATTTCTGAGCGTTCGGGATTTACGGGGTAAGTCGGCGCAAATCTGGAAGGAATTGCCCGCTGAGAGGGAGATGGTTATTACCAGTAACGGGCGGCCTATTGCTATTCTTGCGGCAATAACCGAAGCAAACCTTGAAGAATCGCTATCAGCATTCCGTCAGGCCCGTGCGTTGGAGGCTGTCGCCTCTCTCCAGCTTAGTTCCGTAGAACTGGGAACCGACAAGCTTTCAATGGAGGATATCGACGCGGAGATAAAAGCTGTCCGTAAAAAGCGCGCACGATGA
- a CDS encoding putative toxin-antitoxin system toxin component, PIN family codes for MNIVLDTNVLVAGLLSPFKGCGEIVRMVSSGELILSFDARILSEYDEVLRRPKFKFEEEKVAALLDYIIHHGQIVASSPLTNSLPDSDDAPFLEAAMAGHAACLVTGNQNHFPSELCQGIKVFSPTEFLVFYKKQKMKSKRITRRSTRTRKKPRAG; via the coding sequence ATGAATATTGTGCTCGACACCAATGTTCTTGTTGCAGGGCTTTTATCACCGTTCAAAGGCTGTGGTGAAATCGTGCGCATGGTTTCATCCGGCGAGCTGATACTTTCCTTTGACGCTCGCATTTTGTCGGAATATGATGAAGTTCTGCGACGTCCGAAGTTTAAGTTTGAGGAGGAAAAGGTAGCTGCGCTCCTTGATTATATTATTCATCATGGACAGATAGTGGCGTCTTCTCCATTGACTAATTCGCTTCCCGATTCCGACGATGCGCCATTTCTCGAAGCTGCCATGGCAGGTCATGCAGCATGTCTCGTCACGGGAAATCAAAACCATTTCCCTTCTGAACTATGCCAAGGAATCAAGGTTTTTTCTCCGACTGAGTTTCTGGTGTTTTATAAAAAGCAAAAAATGAAGAGTAAGCGCATAACAAGACGCTCAACCCGGACGCGCAAAAAACCGCGCGCTGGTTAG
- a CDS encoding hemerythrin domain-containing protein, whose product MQARGLLMIEHRLIERMVAVIRRTLEQARQAASIDPYFVDAAVDFIRTYADRTHHGKEEDILFRDLEERNLSDEDRRLMNELIEEHVFARKTTKAVVEATARYREGDTGALEEIVSRLNTLVHFYPAHIEKEDAVFFPAARAYFSDEEDRAMLARFREFDGKMIHEKYKAVVQAFEGGGSPSECKS is encoded by the coding sequence ATGCAGGCACGCGGACTGCTCATGATAGAGCACCGCCTGATCGAGCGGATGGTAGCCGTGATCCGCCGCACGCTGGAGCAGGCCCGGCAGGCGGCGTCCATCGACCCGTATTTCGTCGATGCGGCTGTCGACTTCATCCGGACGTACGCCGACCGTACGCACCACGGGAAAGAGGAAGATATCCTCTTCCGCGATCTCGAAGAGAGAAACCTGTCCGATGAGGACAGGCGGCTCATGAATGAACTGATCGAAGAGCATGTCTTCGCACGGAAAACGACGAAGGCCGTCGTGGAGGCCACTGCCCGGTACCGGGAAGGCGACACGGGAGCCTTGGAAGAGATAGTATCCCGCCTGAACACCCTGGTGCATTTCTATCCCGCGCATATCGAGAAGGAGGACGCGGTGTTCTTCCCGGCGGCCCGTGCCTATTTCTCGGACGAAGAGGACCGGGCGATGCTCGCACGGTTCCGGGAGTTCGACGGGAAGATGATCCACGAGAAGTACAAGGCGGTGGTCCAGGCGTTCGAGGGCGGAGGAAGCCCTTCCGAGTGTAAAAGTTAG